The following are encoded in a window of Amycolatopsis lexingtonensis genomic DNA:
- the cutA gene encoding divalent-cation tolerance protein CutA produces the protein MAAEHVIVTSTTDSETAARELATQAVAGRLGACAQVVGPITSVYRWDGAVQTDQEWRVEIKTTADRVPALTERLRQLHGYDLPEVIATPIVGGSAEYLAWLTAETRGPDAGS, from the coding sequence ATGGCGGCGGAACACGTGATCGTGACGTCCACGACGGACTCGGAGACGGCGGCGCGAGAACTCGCGACGCAGGCGGTGGCGGGGCGGCTGGGGGCCTGCGCCCAGGTCGTCGGGCCGATCACCAGCGTCTACCGGTGGGACGGCGCCGTGCAGACCGACCAGGAATGGCGGGTCGAGATCAAGACGACCGCCGATCGCGTGCCGGCGCTGACCGAGCGCCTGCGGCAGCTGCACGGCTACGACCTGCCGGAAGTGATCGCCACGCCGATCGTCGGCGGCAGCGCCGAGTACCTCGCCTGGCTGACCGCCGAAACCCGTGGTCCGGACGCCGGTTCCTGA
- a CDS encoding STAS domain-containing protein, whose translation MVPQPRSADHELIAAGGHMSLHLRHPGARTVLVEVSGEVDLSTARRLDEVLQSRIHDRVEEVVIDLSAVTFFSVAGLNSLLRAQLLADAAGAHLSVDAGGSRAVRRLFTLLPADFDSVAANVRP comes from the coding sequence ATGGTTCCCCAGCCCCGCTCGGCCGACCACGAGCTCATCGCCGCCGGCGGCCACATGTCCCTGCACCTGCGCCACCCCGGCGCCCGCACGGTGCTCGTCGAGGTCTCCGGCGAGGTCGACCTCAGCACCGCGCGCAGACTGGACGAAGTCCTCCAGTCGCGCATCCACGACCGGGTCGAGGAGGTCGTCATCGACCTCTCCGCCGTCACGTTCTTCTCCGTCGCCGGCCTGAACTCGCTGCTGCGGGCCCAGCTGCTCGCCGACGCGGCCGGCGCGCACCTGAGCGTCGACGCCGGGGGGTCGCGCGCGGTGCGCCGGCTGTTCACGCTGCTCCCGGCGGACTTCGACAGCGTCGCGGCGAACGTCCGGCCGTGA
- a CDS encoding response regulator transcription factor, with protein sequence MTADEPHPVRVLLVEDHDMVAEALQLALDRGDGITVVGRARSRAEALADVREHQPDVVLLDRRLADGDALGAIAELAAGGARVLVLTGDATPAIAAQVAKAGGAGLLFKSSQLGVLESAVREVAAGGVVFEPELLPGVFDRLTGRVPAVGTALTARERETLDLLGEGATTDEIAERLGVSRNTTRNHVQRVLEKLGARSKLEAVAVARREGLIS encoded by the coding sequence GTGACCGCCGATGAGCCGCACCCCGTCCGCGTCCTGCTCGTGGAGGACCACGACATGGTGGCGGAGGCACTGCAGCTCGCCCTCGACCGCGGCGACGGGATCACCGTGGTGGGCCGTGCCCGCTCCCGGGCCGAGGCCCTCGCCGACGTGCGCGAGCACCAGCCGGACGTCGTGCTGCTGGACCGGCGGCTCGCCGACGGCGACGCGCTGGGCGCCATCGCGGAACTCGCGGCAGGCGGCGCCCGGGTGCTGGTGCTGACCGGCGACGCGACCCCGGCGATCGCCGCGCAGGTGGCGAAGGCGGGCGGGGCCGGGCTGCTGTTCAAGTCGTCGCAGCTTGGCGTGCTGGAGTCCGCCGTCCGGGAGGTGGCCGCCGGCGGCGTGGTCTTCGAGCCGGAGCTGCTGCCCGGCGTCTTCGACCGGCTCACCGGCCGGGTTCCCGCGGTGGGCACGGCGCTGACCGCGCGGGAGCGCGAAACCCTCGACCTGCTGGGCGAAGGCGCGACCACCGACGAGATCGCCGAGCGGCTCGGCGTGTCGCGCAACACCACCCGCAACCACGTGCAGCGCGTGCTGGAGAAGCTCGGCGCGCGCTCGAAGCTCGAAGCCGTCGCCGTGGCCCGCCGGGAGGGCCTCATCAGCTGA
- a CDS encoding DUF6292 family protein encodes MNAVIGFGQDIEYHFARGLRAYLARVAGAVGVGFESCSLDLDVPSSGYVALDRTLPDLPAHDLALIWDEVHGWSAEVEPESGGAAKVLGYLGGTEVVPPPRAVARFLDALRFTGPPAGAFPPPVFRRPGHHEDLVERLPVTGPEDLPRPGSTAW; translated from the coding sequence ATGAACGCAGTCATCGGCTTCGGCCAGGACATCGAATACCACTTCGCCCGGGGGCTGCGGGCCTACCTCGCCCGCGTCGCCGGCGCGGTCGGCGTCGGGTTCGAGTCGTGTTCGCTCGACCTCGACGTGCCCAGCTCCGGGTACGTGGCGCTCGACCGCACCCTCCCGGACCTGCCCGCGCACGACCTGGCCCTGATCTGGGACGAGGTGCACGGCTGGTCGGCGGAGGTCGAACCCGAAAGCGGCGGCGCGGCCAAGGTCCTCGGCTACCTCGGGGGCACCGAGGTCGTGCCACCCCCGCGCGCGGTCGCGAGGTTCCTCGACGCGCTGCGGTTCACCGGGCCACCCGCCGGCGCGTTCCCGCCGCCGGTGTTCCGGCGGCCGGGGCACCACGAGGACCTCGTCGAGCGGCTGCCGGTCACCGGCCCGGAAGACTTGCCGCGCCCGGGCTCCACGGCCTGGTGA
- a CDS encoding response regulator yields the protein MTELRVLISDDDVMIRDVLKEVLEEEPDIAVVAVAGDADEAIRLAERHRPAVAVLDVRMPGGGGARAAREIARCSPGTAILAFSAYADRTSIAGLAAAGVTEYLVKGAPNRAIVEAVRRLGGQPRP from the coding sequence ATGACCGAGCTGCGGGTGCTGATCTCCGACGACGACGTGATGATCCGCGACGTCCTGAAAGAGGTCCTCGAGGAGGAGCCCGACATCGCCGTGGTCGCGGTGGCGGGCGACGCCGACGAGGCGATCCGGCTCGCGGAGCGGCACCGGCCCGCCGTCGCCGTCCTCGACGTCCGGATGCCCGGTGGCGGCGGGGCGCGGGCGGCGCGGGAGATCGCCCGCTGCAGCCCGGGCACCGCGATCCTGGCTTTCTCGGCCTACGCCGACCGGACGTCGATCGCCGGGCTCGCGGCGGCCGGCGTCACCGAGTACCTGGTGAAGGGCGCGCCCAACCGGGCGATCGTCGAGGCCGTCCGGCGGCTGGGTGGTCAGCCGCGGCCGTGA
- a CDS encoding RraA family protein produces MELEGLRRRFATLTTAHLADACIRAGLPVRCAPASTRAVVHGGRLFGPAVPARHVGSVDVFLEAFETAPEGGVLVVDNGGRLDEACVGDLVVLEARAAGLSGVLIWGLHRDTADIRAIGLPVFSLGSLPTGPLTLGPRVDGGLAEAVVGSWRIAPSDLVLGDDDGVLFVPLARAPELFSLAEAIRDTERRQADRIRGGEPLREQVRFAEFLAAREADPGLTFRAHLRAVGGAIEE; encoded by the coding sequence ATGGAGCTCGAAGGACTCAGGCGGCGCTTCGCGACGCTGACCACCGCCCACCTCGCCGACGCGTGCATCCGGGCCGGGCTGCCGGTGCGCTGCGCCCCCGCGTCGACGCGCGCGGTGGTCCACGGCGGCCGCCTGTTCGGGCCGGCGGTCCCGGCCCGGCACGTCGGCAGCGTCGACGTCTTCCTGGAGGCTTTCGAAACCGCGCCCGAGGGCGGGGTGCTGGTCGTCGACAACGGCGGCCGCCTCGACGAAGCCTGCGTCGGGGACCTCGTGGTGCTCGAGGCGCGCGCCGCCGGGCTTTCCGGCGTCCTGATCTGGGGCCTGCACCGCGACACCGCGGACATCCGCGCCATCGGGCTCCCGGTGTTCAGCCTCGGCTCCCTCCCGACCGGCCCGCTCACCCTCGGCCCGCGCGTCGACGGCGGGCTGGCCGAAGCGGTCGTCGGCAGCTGGCGGATCGCGCCGTCGGACCTCGTGCTGGGCGACGACGACGGCGTGCTCTTCGTCCCGCTCGCCCGCGCCCCGGAGCTGTTCTCGCTCGCCGAAGCGATCCGCGACACCGAACGTCGCCAGGCCGACCGGATCCGGGGCGGCGAACCGCTGCGGGAACAGGTGCGCTTCGCGGAGTTCCTCGCCGCGCGGGAAGCGGACCCCGGCCTGACGTTCCGCGCCCACCTGCGTGCCGTCGGTGGTGCCATCGAAGAGTGA
- a CDS encoding ATP-binding protein, producing the protein MDIPAPLTAECALTGSAGGLALVRRFTRLTLRAWAGGSVVDDAQLLVTELVTNALCHGGGRPRLRLAMAGGQLRIEVFDDDPAPPVRRPAGADGGWGLTLVARLSSAWGTARHGRGKVVWCALPAASAELAG; encoded by the coding sequence GTGGACATTCCGGCCCCGCTCACCGCGGAGTGTGCCCTGACCGGCTCGGCGGGCGGACTGGCGCTCGTGCGCCGGTTCACCCGGCTGACGCTGCGCGCGTGGGCCGGCGGCTCCGTCGTCGACGACGCCCAGCTGCTCGTCACCGAGCTCGTGACCAACGCGCTGTGCCACGGCGGCGGCCGCCCGCGGCTGCGGCTGGCGATGGCCGGCGGGCAGCTCCGCATCGAGGTCTTCGACGACGATCCGGCGCCTCCGGTGCGGCGGCCCGCCGGCGCGGACGGCGGCTGGGGCCTCACCCTCGTGGCGCGGCTCTCCTCCGCTTGGGGGACCGCGCGCCACGGCCGGGGAAAGGTCGTCTGGTGCGCGCTGCCGGCGGCTTCGGCCGAACTCGCCGGGTGA
- a CDS encoding PAS domain-containing sensor histidine kinase, which yields MDDDRFRMLVQGVLDYAIFMLDTRGRISSWNAGAARIKGYSEDEILGQHFSVFYPPEDVAAGKPDRELEVAAAAGRLEDEGWRIRKDGTRFWANVVITALYDDRGRLKGFGKVTRDMTDRRAAEVALRESEERFRLLVQSVVDYAIFVLDPQGRISSWNTGAARIKGYSEDEILGRHFSVFYPAEDVAAGKPDRELEVAAAAGRLEDEGWRVRKDGTRFWANVVITALLDERGRLQGFGKVTRDMTERRNAEQALRDRRRLVGHLVEAQEVERRRIAWDVHDESIQSMVAVGMRLQLLASRLPEPAATAVGGLDESVQAAIGRLRGLVSRLRPPELDRHGLVEAVSAYVDDVARRWELAHSVRDELSAEPSPEAAITAYRICQEALSNVHKHARATRVDVTLSTVDNGTHVRITDDGIGTAGDEAGAGHFGLVEMRERAEAAHGWLSLTSTPGEGTTVEFWLPALPDVTGLEP from the coding sequence ATGGACGACGACCGGTTCCGCATGCTGGTGCAGGGGGTGCTCGACTACGCGATCTTCATGCTGGACACGCGAGGGCGGATTTCGAGCTGGAACGCCGGGGCGGCGCGGATCAAGGGCTACTCGGAAGACGAGATCCTCGGACAGCACTTCTCGGTGTTCTACCCGCCGGAAGACGTCGCGGCCGGGAAACCGGACCGGGAACTGGAAGTGGCGGCCGCGGCGGGGCGGCTGGAGGACGAAGGGTGGCGGATCCGCAAGGACGGCACCCGGTTCTGGGCGAACGTCGTGATCACGGCGCTGTACGACGATCGGGGTCGGTTGAAGGGGTTCGGGAAGGTCACCCGCGACATGACGGACCGCCGCGCGGCCGAAGTCGCCCTGCGGGAAAGCGAAGAACGGTTCCGCCTGCTGGTGCAGAGCGTGGTCGACTACGCGATTTTCGTGCTCGACCCCCAGGGGCGGATTTCGAGCTGGAACACCGGGGCGGCGCGGATCAAGGGCTATTCCGAGGACGAGATCCTCGGGCGGCACTTCTCGGTGTTCTACCCCGCCGAGGACGTGGCCGCGGGAAAACCGGACCGCGAACTGGAAGTCGCGGCCGCGGCGGGGCGGCTGGAGGACGAAGGGTGGCGGGTGCGCAAGGACGGCACCCGGTTCTGGGCGAACGTGGTGATCACGGCGCTGCTGGACGAGCGGGGCCGGCTGCAGGGCTTCGGCAAGGTCACCCGCGACATGACCGAGCGCCGCAACGCCGAGCAGGCCCTGCGGGACCGCCGCCGGCTGGTCGGGCACCTCGTGGAGGCCCAGGAGGTGGAGCGGCGCCGGATCGCCTGGGACGTCCACGACGAGTCGATCCAGTCCATGGTCGCCGTCGGCATGCGCCTGCAGCTGCTCGCCTCCCGGCTGCCGGAACCGGCGGCGACCGCGGTCGGCGGGCTCGACGAGTCGGTGCAGGCCGCCATCGGCCGGCTGCGCGGCCTGGTGTCCCGGCTGCGGCCGCCCGAGCTGGACCGCCACGGTCTCGTGGAAGCGGTCTCCGCCTACGTCGACGACGTCGCGCGCCGGTGGGAACTGGCGCACTCGGTGCGCGACGAGCTCAGCGCCGAGCCGTCCCCGGAAGCGGCGATCACCGCCTACCGGATCTGCCAGGAGGCGCTGAGCAACGTCCACAAGCACGCCCGGGCCACCCGGGTCGACGTCACCCTGTCCACCGTGGACAACGGGACGCACGTGCGGATCACCGACGACGGCATCGGCACGGCCGGCGACGAAGCCGGGGCGGGCCACTTCGGGCTGGTCGAAATGCGCGAGCGGGCCGAAGCGGCGCACGGCTGGCTCTCGCTGACCAGCACCCCCGGCGAGGGCACGACCGTGGAGTTCTGGCTGCCCGCGCTGCCCGACGTGACGGGACTCGAACCATGA